A portion of the Clupea harengus chromosome 18, Ch_v2.0.2, whole genome shotgun sequence genome contains these proteins:
- the LOC105911371 gene encoding beta-1,3-galactosyl-O-glycosyl-glycoprotein beta-1,6-N-acetylglucosaminyltransferase 3-like produces MVLRRHWLLRERESSLELELMERVPEVSEGGEDHNPSSKNKCYNTDQPPEASALLTSDLGELLTCSAIIRGDLEGLNKEDLSRLLKKRNREGLPESFYLNSTKDCSAYIKDRGFLTVALSEEERDFPIAFSMVIHEKIEMFERLLRAVYTPQNVYCVHVDKRSPENFMKAVEAIVSCFPNVFVASKLERVVYASWSRVQADLNCMNDLLDLTVEWKYLINTCGTDFPIKTNTEMVRALKVLNGQNSLESEAPPNYKIARWEYHHNVTESGVIRTGIKKSPPPISTPMFSGNAYFVLSREFVEHLFKNPEAKALIEWEKDTYSPDEHLWATLQRMPGMPGSSPPNNKYDMTDMNSIARLVKWSDHEGDVRRGASYPPCHGEYRRGVCVYGAGDLNWIVRHQHLFANKFDPEVDEIALKCLEHYLRYKTLTGQSLQFAEKSHILKR; encoded by the exons ATGGTACTCCGAAGACACTGGCTGCTGCGGGAACGCGAGTCCTCACTGGAACTAGAGCTAATGGAGAGAGTTCCCGAGgtcagcgaaggaggagaggatcACAACCCCAG CTCAAAGAATAAATGCTACAACACTGATCAGCCACCAGAGGCATCTGCTTTACTTACCAGTGACCTGGGGGAATTACTGACCTGCTCAGCAATAATCCGAGGGGACCTGGAAGGACTTAATAAGGAGGACCTCAGCAGACTTCTGAAGAAGAGAAATCGTGAAGGTTTGCCAGAGTCTTTCTATCTCAATTCAACAAAAGATTGCAGTGCTTACATCAAAGACAGGGGCTTTCTAACCGTAGCCctcagtgaagaagagagggactTTCCTATTGCCTTTTCCATGGTGATCCATGAGAAGATTGAGATGTTTGAGAGGCTCCTCAGAGCTGTGTACACACCACAGAATgtgtactgtgtgcatgtggacaAGAGGTCTCCAGAAAACTTCATGAAGGCAGTGGAAGCCATTGTTTCTTGTtttccaaatgtgtttgtggcaaGCAAACTGGAGAGGGTTGTTTATGCCTCTTGGTCTCGAGTCCAAGCTGACCTGAACTGCATGAATGATCTGCTGGACTTGACTGTTGAGTGGAAGTACCTTATCAATACCTGTGGAACTGACTTCCCCATCAAAACCAACACAGAGATGGTGCGAGCACTAAAAGTGCTAAATGGACAGAACAGCTTAGAGTCTGAGGCACCTCCTAATTACAAGATAGCTCGTTGGGAATACCATCATAATGTCACTGAGTCTGGTGTCATTCGGACTGGCATTAAGAAGAGCCCTCCTCCCATCAGTACCCCAATGTTCTCTGGAAATGCTTACTTTGTGCTGTCGAGAGAGTTTGTGGAGCACTTGTTTAAAAACCCAGAGGCTAAAGCTTTGATCGAGTGGGAGAAGGACACATACAGTCCAGATGAGCACCTTTGGGCAACTCTTCAGCGCATGCCAGGTATGCCAGGGTCCAGCCCTCCCAACAACAAATACGACATGACAGACATGAACTCCATAGCCCGTCTGGTGAAGTGGTCTGATCATGAAGGAGATGTAAGAAGGGGGGCATCTTATCCCCCATGCCATGGAGAATAcagaagaggagtgtgtgtgtatggtgccgGTGATCTCAACTGGATTGTCAGGCATCAGCATCTTTTCGCCAACAAATTTGACCCAGAAGTTGATGAAATTGCACTTAAGTGCCTGGAACATTACTTGCGCTATAAAACTTTAACTGGTCAATCACTTCAGTTTGCTGAAAAATCACACATACTGAAAAGGTAA